A genomic region of Kribbella sp. NBC_00382 contains the following coding sequences:
- a CDS encoding class I SAM-dependent methyltransferase: MADALFAVPRLAELYDALEPGRGDLEAYAGMVEEFGARRVLDVGCGTGVFALMLAKRGIEVVGVDPALASLEVARGKAGAERVRWVHGDAGALPPLQVELAAMTGNVAQVFVGDEEWVATLEGVRKALAPGGRFVFEARDPGREAWLRWNREETYKRVELPGVGVVENWTELLAVELPLVTFRGTYVFASDGTTLTSESTLRFRSREEIEESLARAGFAVDEVRDAPDRPGLEWVFIAR; the protein is encoded by the coding sequence ATGGCTGATGCGCTTTTTGCGGTACCTCGGTTGGCTGAGCTCTATGACGCGTTGGAGCCGGGCCGGGGTGATCTCGAGGCTTATGCGGGAATGGTGGAGGAGTTTGGGGCGCGGCGGGTGCTGGATGTGGGGTGTGGGACTGGCGTCTTTGCGTTGATGCTTGCCAAGCGGGGGATCGAGGTCGTGGGGGTGGATCCGGCGTTGGCTTCGTTGGAGGTGGCTCGGGGGAAGGCGGGGGCTGAGCGGGTTCGGTGGGTGCATGGGGATGCTGGGGCGCTGCCGCCGTTGCAGGTTGAGTTGGCGGCGATGACGGGGAATGTGGCGCAGGTGTTTGTGGGGGATGAGGAGTGGGTGGCGACGCTGGAAGGTGTTCGGAAAGCGTTGGCGCCGGGTGGGCGGTTTGTCTTTGAGGCAAGGGATCCGGGGCGGGAGGCTTGGTTGAGGTGGAATCGGGAGGAGACCTACAAGCGGGTTGAGTTGCCTGGGGTTGGGGTGGTGGAGAACTGGACCGAGTTGCTGGCGGTCGAGTTGCCGTTGGTGACGTTCAGGGGGACCTACGTTTTTGCGAGCGACGGGACCACGTTGACGTCGGAGTCGACGTTGCGGTTTCGGTCCCGGGAGGAGATCGAGGAGTCGCTGGCGCGGGCCGGGTTCGCGGTTGACGAAGTACGGGATGCGCCGGATCGGCCGGGGCTCGAGTGGGTCTTCATCGCCAGGTAG
- a CDS encoding DUF6357 family protein: MTEVVFARSGWIPKVVRDDGVLRIELGAGADANHDPRTFTFPIDDTHLAVIRDDLARHLLLWSAILPLCDAAGTRGPLDEDAAVALLDPILFAAPADIEALFQRTRWSRGQLIAHGADIDLLDRGQIWAAMGSATETADWARVQEYDASRRRAERGVRLAPLDAAILKYTGQYLHGATIPGRRPEAVDPALLPDVLRVIATAERACVGMRIGRDPRRGGRATDKRAWDRMAATVDAAVRSTHPELVDDAVATVKFLICSEAAGRARGTLFEDEGVAGSTKLIFTDDKDGEEIWLPGSPRPASTEFWEFVGGRSAADNEVFTIENEEQGEGLQLHFYANSLARITTVAGGGSAPEHRVEYGLVDGLDEYRILVRAFVSGGCAALDQHGPWMSDVADFEQARRERDADKR; the protein is encoded by the coding sequence ATGACAGAGGTCGTGTTCGCCCGCTCTGGGTGGATCCCGAAAGTGGTCCGGGACGACGGCGTACTGCGGATCGAACTCGGTGCCGGGGCCGATGCCAACCACGACCCTCGCACCTTCACGTTCCCGATCGACGACACCCACCTTGCGGTGATCCGGGACGATCTGGCGCGGCATCTGCTGCTGTGGAGCGCGATCCTGCCGCTGTGCGACGCCGCCGGTACCCGGGGCCCGCTGGACGAGGATGCTGCCGTCGCGCTGCTGGATCCGATCCTCTTCGCCGCGCCTGCTGACATCGAGGCACTGTTCCAACGCACCAGGTGGAGCAGGGGCCAGCTGATCGCTCACGGTGCCGACATCGACCTGCTCGATCGCGGCCAGATCTGGGCCGCGATGGGTTCGGCGACGGAGACGGCTGACTGGGCTCGGGTTCAGGAGTACGACGCGAGCCGTCGACGCGCTGAGCGCGGTGTGAGGCTGGCTCCGCTCGACGCGGCGATCTTGAAGTACACGGGGCAGTACCTGCACGGCGCGACGATCCCTGGGCGCCGTCCCGAGGCGGTCGATCCGGCGCTGCTGCCCGACGTACTGCGAGTGATCGCCACCGCGGAGCGAGCGTGCGTCGGGATGCGGATCGGTCGCGATCCGCGCCGGGGAGGGCGTGCCACGGACAAACGTGCGTGGGACCGGATGGCGGCGACGGTCGACGCGGCGGTGCGCAGTACACACCCCGAGCTCGTCGACGACGCGGTGGCCACCGTGAAGTTTCTGATCTGCTCGGAGGCCGCGGGGCGTGCCAGGGGCACGCTGTTCGAGGATGAGGGCGTTGCCGGGAGTACGAAGCTGATCTTCACCGACGACAAGGACGGCGAGGAGATCTGGCTCCCGGGCAGTCCCCGTCCGGCCAGCACGGAGTTCTGGGAGTTCGTCGGCGGTCGATCTGCCGCGGACAACGAGGTCTTCACCATCGAGAACGAGGAGCAGGGCGAAGGACTCCAGCTCCACTTCTACGCGAACTCGCTCGCCCGGATCACGACCGTGGCCGGCGGCGGGTCGGCCCCGGAGCACCGGGTCGAGTACGGCCTGGTCGACGGGCTGGACGAATACCGGATCCTGGTCCGCGCCTTCGTCAGCGGCGGCTGCGCCGCGCTCGACCAGCATGGCCCGTGGATGTCGGATGTCGCCGATTTCGAGCAGGCCCGCCGAGAGCGTGACGCCGACAAGCGCTGA
- a CDS encoding DUF5302 domain-containing protein yields the protein MSDTPSEPAKDDLQKKFREALAKKNQQHDSHPGSGPRHEGVGEAHNDKQKRQFRRKSGS from the coding sequence ATGAGCGACACGCCCAGCGAGCCGGCCAAGGACGATCTGCAGAAGAAGTTCCGCGAGGCACTCGCCAAGAAGAACCAGCAGCACGACTCGCACCCCGGCAGTGGGCCGCGGCACGAGGGTGTTGGCGAGGCGCACAACGACAAGCAGAAGCGCCAGTTCCGGCGCAAGTCCGGCAGCTGA
- a CDS encoding DUF5984 family protein gives MSIRFGFEFRGLAEVGVWGGEAPRLHWFGLTDGWYWIEVGELRLLQYADGSGIDYYVVRLWEDLLQLLPALLEDVPEDLVGFVSGDSLGWNDVESEAADAAMNWYSDHWLYLGYLRDSPAICFSRRDGQVTIDWEMPEPNKFAVPRTGTVAVDAGQFVAAIEEFDRELLAAMAARIAEVEASPLVGVEIDLEQLRREHEDRSGWLQRARSWQRATDWNAIRAGAALLSKY, from the coding sequence GTGTCGATCCGGTTCGGGTTTGAGTTTCGGGGGTTGGCGGAGGTTGGGGTTTGGGGTGGGGAGGCGCCTCGGTTGCATTGGTTCGGGCTGACCGATGGCTGGTACTGGATCGAAGTCGGTGAGTTGCGGCTGCTCCAGTACGCCGATGGGTCCGGCATCGACTACTACGTCGTTCGGCTGTGGGAGGACCTGCTCCAGCTGCTTCCCGCGCTGCTTGAGGATGTACCCGAGGATCTGGTCGGCTTCGTCAGCGGCGATTCCCTTGGCTGGAATGACGTGGAGTCGGAAGCGGCGGACGCTGCGATGAACTGGTACTCGGACCACTGGCTGTACCTGGGATACCTGCGCGACAGTCCGGCGATCTGTTTCAGCCGCCGCGACGGCCAAGTGACGATCGACTGGGAGATGCCGGAGCCGAACAAGTTTGCCGTACCGAGGACAGGCACCGTGGCGGTCGATGCCGGGCAGTTCGTTGCCGCGATCGAGGAGTTCGACCGGGAGTTGCTGGCGGCGATGGCAGCCCGCATCGCAGAGGTAGAAGCTTCTCCGTTGGTCGGTGTCGAGATTGACCTCGAGCAGCTTCGCCGTGAGCACGAGGATCGGTCAGGTTGGTTGCAGAGAGCTCGCAGCTGGCAACGCGCTACTGATTGGAACGCCATCCGAGCAGGTGCTGCTCTACTGTCGAAGTACTGA
- a CDS encoding LysE family translocator — protein MVSTEALVGIALVELGLVVIPGPNMIYLVSRSVVQGRRAGLTSLAGVGVGFLAYLLAASAGLATLFALVPEIYLTLKLAGAAYLLWLAWNALRPGGSSAFTPSELTPDRPRKLFGMGLLTCLLNPKIAILYISLLPQFVDPSRGHVGTQSLLLGLTQLAVGVAVNAIFVITAGSVAAFFSRKPLWSRIHRYLTGTALAVFAVKLATDRAQPIAAP, from the coding sequence ATGGTCAGCACGGAAGCACTCGTCGGGATCGCGCTGGTCGAGCTCGGCCTGGTCGTCATCCCCGGCCCGAACATGATCTACCTCGTCTCGCGTTCCGTCGTCCAAGGCCGCCGCGCCGGGCTCACCTCACTCGCCGGCGTCGGGGTCGGCTTCCTCGCGTACCTGCTCGCCGCATCCGCCGGGCTGGCGACGCTCTTCGCGCTCGTACCGGAGATCTATCTGACCCTGAAGCTGGCCGGCGCCGCGTACCTGCTCTGGCTCGCCTGGAACGCCCTCCGCCCCGGCGGCAGCTCAGCCTTCACGCCTTCCGAACTGACTCCGGATCGCCCGCGCAAGCTCTTCGGCATGGGCCTGCTGACCTGCCTGCTTAACCCGAAGATCGCGATCCTCTACATCTCGCTGCTCCCCCAGTTCGTCGACCCGTCCCGCGGCCACGTCGGCACCCAGAGCCTTCTCCTCGGCCTGACCCAACTGGCGGTCGGCGTCGCGGTGAACGCGATCTTCGTCATCACCGCCGGCTCGGTGGCAGCCTTCTTCAGCCGCAAACCCCTCTGGTCCCGCATCCACCGCTACCTGACCGGTACTGCGCTAGCCGTCTTCGCCGTGAAGCTCGCCACAGACCGCGCGCAACCCATCGCCGCTCCGTAG
- a CDS encoding type II toxin-antitoxin system VapC family toxin: MIYLDSAAIVKLVHAETETQALRDWLDERADTGWTSSVLAEIESSRALARHAPEAVTRLHLVLDLIDLVELDASIRILAQTVKPAMVRSLDAIHLATALRIRSQLTSFVTYDKRLADAAQAAGLTVDIPT, encoded by the coding sequence ATGATCTATCTCGACTCGGCCGCCATCGTGAAACTCGTCCACGCCGAGACGGAAACCCAGGCGCTGCGCGACTGGCTCGACGAACGGGCGGACACCGGCTGGACGAGCTCGGTTCTGGCGGAGATCGAGTCATCGCGCGCGCTCGCCCGCCACGCCCCAGAAGCCGTCACCCGACTCCACCTGGTCCTCGACCTCATCGACTTGGTGGAACTGGACGCCAGCATTCGCATCCTCGCCCAGACGGTCAAACCAGCGATGGTACGGAGCCTGGACGCCATCCACCTGGCAACGGCTCTCCGCATCCGTTCCCAGCTCACCTCATTCGTCACCTACGACAAACGCCTAGCCGACGCCGCCCAGGCAGCCGGTCTGACCGTCGACATCCCGACCTGA